The genomic window CATTGTTTAGTTTCGTTATGCGAAAAGCTCTCACTCACTCTTAGCAGTATAACGCATTTTTTATTTCCCACGCTATTAGGTCGTGTCGTCATTGAAAAACCTATCTTGAGTAGTACCTCCCTGTCTTTGTAGGTGAAATATCTTTACACTGGCCTGGCATGGATCCCAGGGGCGGTGGGAAAAGTCACGTGCAAGCTTTTTAGTCTCCTAGGGAACTTGTCATTCGCTGTCAGCATCGTAACACTTGTCTTCATGACAGTGGATCGTTACTTCGCCATTCTTCATCCACTTCGAGATATGCGTTTCATTCGAAACACAAAACTGGTCACCGCTACGATATGGATCTCGTCTTCCCTGTTTTTCCTGCTGTATCTCTTGGTCTTTGACGTTGTAAAGAGTGCTGACGGCTTTCATTGGGAGTGCAGAACggtttggaatttcttttcctctAACATAAGTGTCCAGGTTTCTATCACCAGAGCCTATTTCATGACCATGTTCTTGATACTGTATTTGGTTCCTCTTGTTTTCATCGCATGGGTTCATGTTCTCATTGGTCGACATGTTTGTTCACGCCAGATCCCAGGGGAGCCGACAGCCCATCAGAGACATCAAAATGAACTGTCCAGGCGCAAGGTATTGCGCATGATCATCATCGTGGTGGTGACGTTTGCGCTGTGTTGGTTGCCAGCTCACATCCAGCATTTActcattttctattttactaACACTTATGAGGCTTTGCTCAAAGTTGAACGCCTGAATTCCGTTTTATATTTTCTAGCACACGCCAATAGTGCCATAAACCCTTGTTTGCTTCTTGGTTTAAACCAAAGATTCAACTATGAATTCAGGGGAATTCTCAGATGTCTTTTTTGCCGAAATCTCGTTCCCACGAGAAGAAGCATTGGCACAGAACCACCCGTTGTTCTAACTCGCATACGAAAGACTGTACGTCAATGTAGTAACACTGTTATCCCTCTTCGTATTCAACAGCGTCCACGGTCTCAGAGCTGTacgttttgaatttcttttttccatgaGTTAGACAACACGATAAAAACCTATCAACACCATTACGATTGATATTATAGAAATTTAACCATCGCTGATCTGTTCTCAATAATACTTGTTTTGTTcaacaactgaaacaaaaagcGTCATAAATGATAAGCCAAGCCAGGGAAAAAGTTGTATAGAAAACTTTCATAATACATGCGAAAAGCTCCATTTACTTGGTAGGCCGTCCAAGGATCACGTTCGACCAGTGTGCTTTGCGCGCAGTTGTTCTTGTTATCATACGGGGACTCCTCGCTGTTTCTCAGAAAACGTGCTTACCTGAGTGGCCGTAACGCTTGCCAAcattttcatggcaaaaataGAACACGGTATTATCAACCAGAGCACAACTAAACCGCCGATTTGGAAGAGGTATAATGACGACTTTTCTGTCTATGGAAGGCAACCAAAGACTTTGATTgagtcacaataaaatttacttgatccctccctcccccccccctcacgGCTCTGTAGCATTCTACTGATCCCCCCATCGTTTGCAGTCAATTAACGATAGTCGCCCCTTTATATTCTGTTAGCGACCACCGATATCCCCTCTGTTCCCCCAGAAATCCACGTGATCCCCCCAAGTCCTCCAACTCCCCTCCCCCTTCGTTTTTGAGAATGTATGAAATTAATCTAATCTAATCTTATTTTATAAACCACTGCGTGAATGATATCGTATTTCTTTCGTGTTTTAATGTCACAAGGTGTCAAACACTGGAAACCAAGCTTGTACTCATTCCTTAATCTGAGCACAAAGTCAATGATAGTTGTTAGTAAACAATGTATCTTTCCAATAGAAACTTAGTAACAGAATATATTTCCGATTCCGTTTTATTTTTTGGAGGATCCTTGTGCAACACTGAGACAGTTTTTGTAGAAATTGGACAGTAGTAGAAAGTTGCCTTTtcttttctaccttttttttctttatcttaaacGAGTAAATCAACGTTCACCCTTCTATGAATCTCGCATATCCGGTCAAACATACCCCataaaatttcaactttcagTTACTCCTCTGAAAAACAGACGAACAGTCTATAGCCTGTCTCAAATCCTTACCACTGGGACCTCTGTTTCTACATGAGCTAAAGGTTATACAACTGGTACCACAGTCAATAATAAGTAACCCAGTGCTCGTGTTGAGTGTCAACTGTTTAGGAGACTCACGGCAGTGGCCAGAACAGACATATCATCGCCATCGCGACCTGATTAACTCTCGAACGCGAGTTATGGTAAGTGCAAGTGTGCTCTGACGTTTGAGACAATATGCGTGGGCCGCACGCAAGAAAGTTAAAGATGTCTTCTgcaacaatttttatttaaaaaaacttcaaaattaatCGTATTTGCTGTAAAAGGGGAACATCGAAGcttattaaaacaaataaattaagagaaaaagattTGCTTTTAACTGACATCATAACGATAGCAACCCTACGCACATACCCCTCTCTTCCTCAAAACCACCCTAAAACACAACCAAACTAAATGAAGACTCCAGGAAAAATAATGCTCGAAGCTAACCCTGAAGTTACTACTTCGCGATGGCGACTTACTTAGTTGTTCTTAGTGGTTTTAACGAGGCGATCGCAATAGATGATTGAATACGAATTATAAAAGAAGCAGTCTCTCTAAAAGTGGTCCGGTGCATTGCTGTTCGAACAATCGACCaccttgatttttcaaaatttttcaaaataaatttttccgaGCAAAAATCGCCTCAGCCCTCAAAGGCCCAATTTGAACAGTACCGATCATCAAATATGACACAAACTGCTATGGTCGTCTTTTCAAAAAACTCTGTTAAAACTCTGTTAACGGTAAAGTGGCCGTAGTGTTTGTCAATATTTTCATGCTAAAAATAGAACAAGGTATTATCAACCAGAGCACAACTAAACCGTCAATTTAGAAGAGGTATAATGACTTCGTTTCTGTGTGTGGAAAGCAAGCGAAGATTTTGATTgcgtcacaataaaatttatttgatcccctccccctccccccactaCGACTCTGTAGCATTCTACTGATCCCCCCATCGTTTTCAGTCAATCAACAATAGTCGCCCCTTTGTACTCTATTAGCGACCACCGATATCCCTTCTGTTCCCCCAGAAATCCACGTGTTCTCCCGTTAAATCCTCCAACCCCCCTTCCCTACGTTTTTGAACTCATTCCTTAATCTGCGAAcaactcaagaagtgggaagaaacactcgactacgtctcgtgtttctccctacacttctttcgtgctctagccgcttcctgcgtgctttataacagaacagagcacagtcaaggcttctctatttgttaattaaacaacGTATCTTTTCAATAGAAACTTAGTAACGGTATATATTTCCGATTCCGTTTTATGTTTTGGAGCCTTACACACACCAGATCTTCGTGCAACACTGAGACATTTTCTGTAGAGATTGGACAGTAGTAGAAAGTTGccttttttctaccttttttttcctttatcataAACGTGTAAATGAACGTTCACTCTTCTATGAATCTCGCATATCCGGTCAAACACAGCCCATAGAATTTCAACTCTCAGTTACTCCTCTAAATAACAGACGAACAATCTAAGGCCTGTTTCAAATCCTTACCACTGGAACCTCTGCTTTCTACATGCGCTAAAGGATATACAACCGGTAACACAGTTAACAATAACTAATCCAGTGCTCATGTTGAGTGTCAACTGTACAGGAGAATCACAGTAGTGgccataacagacatatcgTCGCCATCGCGACTTGATTAACTCTCGAGTGCGAGTTATGGTAAGTGCGAGTGTGCTCTGACGTTTTAGACAATACGCGTGGGCTGCACGCAGGAAAGTTAAAGATGTCTTCTGCAACAATGTTTGAtcaaaaaaact from Pocillopora verrucosa isolate sample1 chromosome 8, ASM3666991v2, whole genome shotgun sequence includes these protein-coding regions:
- the LOC136282989 gene encoding tachykinin-like peptides receptor 99D, translating into MRVKLFETKCARIKRYDNTNLNTRTYVANLNSSVVNSYFPVSATVWITVAYVAIFVFGFFGNICIIYIVVSRKQMRTKFNFLIVNMAVGDLLVSLFIMPFQVKYLYTGLAWIPGAVGKVTCKLFSLLGNLSFAVSIVTLVFMTVDRYFAILHPLRDMRFIRNTKLVTATIWISSSLFFLLYLLVFDVVKSADGFHWECRTVWNFFSSNISVQVSITRAYFMTMFLILYLVPLVFIAWVHVLIGRHVCSRQIPGEPTAHQRHQNELSRRKVLRMIIIVVVTFALCWLPAHIQHLLIFYFTNTYEALLKVERLNSVLYFLAHANSAINPCLLLGLNQRFNYEFRGILRCLFCRNLVPTRRSIGTEPPVVLTRIRKTVRQCSNTVIPLRIQQRPRSQSCTF